From the Rhinatrema bivittatum chromosome 3, aRhiBiv1.1, whole genome shotgun sequence genome, one window contains:
- the LOC115088564 gene encoding putative nuclease HARBI1 yields the protein MATLSTQTSMSTRTWKAEHRAIGWPGHRQARTFHSHTDNSGMCKRDVLRTYRLNSRAVLFFYEDLRCDLDLLANRHHAMPGLTKLLCALNFFGIGSFQNPVSVVAGMTQASISWHVSQVLKAIMKRMRKYIVYPTDPAELQQICSGFMGIVGMPNVLGAIDCTHIAFTPRSEEESAFWNRKHFHSMNVQVVCDAHLQILNVAKYPGNCHDTYILAHSALGTQFPEGKYGEGWLLGDGGYGCKPWLLTPLQSPRTAAEKRYNEAHGSTRNVIEHTFGVLKGRFRCLARSGEALQYSAEKVKLRCIHLTIHPSEHFPAR from the exons GCAGAGCACCGTGCCATCGGCTGGCCAGGCCATCGGCAAGCCAGGACGTTTCATTCGCACACGGACAACTCTGGCATGTGTAAGCGAGATGTTCTCCGAACCTACCGGCTGAACTCACGGGCAGTCTTATTCTTCTATGAAGATCTGCGCTGCGACCTAGACCTCCTGGCCAATCGCCACCATGCTATGCCAGGATTGACAAAACTTCTCTgtgccttaaatttttttggtatcggaagttttcaaaaccccGTGAGTGTAGTTGCAGGTATGACACAGGCCTCCATTTCATGGCATGTGTcacaggtgttgaaggccatcaTGAAGCGGATGAGGAAGTACATCGTCTATCCTACGGATCCAGCGGAGCTGCAACAGATCTGCagtgggttcatgggtattgTGGGGATGCCGAACGTGTTGggtgctatcgactgcactcatattGCGTTTACCCCCAGGTCGGAGGAAGAGAGTGCGTTCTggaatcgcaagcacttccattcGATGAATGTGCAAGTCGTTTGCGATGCACACCTTCAGATTCTAAATGTAGCGAAGTATCCTGGGAACTGCCATGACACCTACATTCTCGCACATTCAGCTCTGGGGACCCAATTCCCAGAGGGAAAGTATGGTGAAGgttggctacttg gtgatggcggctatggctgtaagccctggttgctaacACCACTCCAGTCCCCGCGCACAGCAGCCGAAAAacgctacaatgaggctcatggcagcaccagaaacgtgATTGAGCacacttttggagttctgaagggGCGTTTCCGATGTCTGGCTCGCTCAGGGGAAGCCCTacagtacagtgcagaaaaggtg aagCTGAGGTGCATCCATCTAACAATCCACCCCTCAGAACATTTCCCAGCAAGATGA